In Arachis stenosperma cultivar V10309 chromosome 1, arast.V10309.gnm1.PFL2, whole genome shotgun sequence, one DNA window encodes the following:
- the LOC130976453 gene encoding uncharacterized protein LOC130976453 — translation MEFIVNTMNQEIQKLEQELERCNHCHQLRAKIQSIKKAMEAMKVPQQATLPAPIPMLATPSEFSQLSVVDQPQNPKPIFSEKIPENKTLAEIVKKSTQDKKYYVIYNGPMKGVYDDWAKAAPFTHQPKTIHKGGFLTIEDAKESLREYEVLHPEQILKRAEKAPVQIQRTAQAQRTGLMKNIPTRAEINDKKRVCRSNCRETLNLVLNWTLDKRAILGYYPINKEQLTKLVIFPEASPSDTYQFFQYGLIDTILIFDNLNIIKEFPAGFIDAVKKFKNMIDAREPRDISLKFTSSQPIFNEEGECLIPAFQVIFMSVFPGDFQPIEQVQDLSIYSDEGRLASTLARVFERAQKINKESRTRINYKSRNTLIVSSKKNQIESREMRLLVNFESAFYNFSGLLEKLPDGIRRNLCHLLKDKEDHRCQLCASEMSEESNNAEDPTHEGKEEDETSESSINIIVE, via the coding sequence atggagttcatTGTCAACACAATGAATCAAGAAATCCAGAAGCTTGAACAAGAGCTTGAAAGGTGCAATCATTGCCACCAGCTAAGAGCTAAAATTCAATCTATCAAGAAGGCCATGGAAGCCATGAAAGTTCCCCAGCAAGCAACATTACCTGCTCCAATACCAATGCTCGCAacaccatcagagttcagccagctaagcgtggtggaccAGCCACAAAACCCAAAACCAATTTTTTCTGAAAAAATCCCTGAAAATAAAACTCTGGCAGAAATAGTTAAAAAATCAACTcaggataaaaaatattatgtcatCTATAATGGCCCAATGAAAGGAGTCTACGACGATTGGGCTAAAGCAGCACCATTCACCCATCAGCCCAAAACTATTCATAAAGGAGGTTTCTTGACAATAGAAGACGCAAAAGAATCCCTCAGAGAATATGAAGTGCTCCATCCAGAGCAAATTCTAAAAAGAGCAGAAAAAGCTCCAGTACAAATCCAAAGAACAGCCCAAGCCCAAAGAACTGGACTAATGAAAAATATTCCCACAAGGGCCgaaataaatgacaagaaaagggTCTGCAGATCAAACTGTAGAGAAACCTTAAATCTGGTTCTAAATTGGACTCTAGACAAAAGAGCAATATTGGGATATTATCCCATTaacaaagaacagctaacaaagctggtaaTCTTCCCAGAGGCTTCACCCTCGGATACATATCAGTTTTTCCAATacggattaattgatacaatccTAATTTTTGACAATTTAAATATCATTAAAGAATTTCCTGCAGGTTTTATAGATGCAgtgaaaaaattcaaaaatatgatTGATGCAAGAGAACCAAGGGATATATCTCTAAAATTTACAAGTAGTCAGCCAATCttcaatgaagaaggagaatgtTTGATCCCAGCATTTCAAGTAATTTTCATGTCAGTCTTCCCAGGAGATTTTCAACCAATAGAACAAGTTCAAGATCTATCAATTTATAGCGACGAAGGAAGATTGGCCAGTACATTGGCAAGAGTCTTCGAGAGAgcccaaaaaataaacaaagaatCCAGAACAAGAATAAACTACAAAAGCAGAAACACTCTAATTGTTTCTAGTAAGAaaaaccaaattgaatcaagagAGATGAGACTTCTAGTGAATTTTGAATCAGCATTTTACAACTTTTCTGGATTACTGGAAAAACTTCCTGACGGGATAAGGAGGAATCTATGCCATTTACTAAAAGACAAAGAAGACCATAGGTGCCAGCTGTGCGCCTCAGAAATGTCTGAAGAAAGCAACAATGCTGAAGACCCCACCCACGagggaaaagaagaagatgagacATCTGAGTCATCCATCAACATTATTGTTGAATGA
- the LOC130948843 gene encoding leucine-rich repeat extensin-like protein 3, which yields MGTITSINALLLFMLSTFLLFYFPYFAIGDEAGRQRQALEITIGPGGPGYYYPGPAPSPECPPPLPPPPEPACPPPLPPPPPPPPPPPPPPPPPPPPPPAACPTSSPPPPPPPLPTCPPPLPPPPPPPPPTCPPPSPPPRPPPPPPPPPPPRPPPQTRLIRARGVLLKFKKFEIVDKTGYTNNWKGSDPCKYNGIRCATYPNTKEKAVAGIDLNQAKITGVKNGTLKLSDVLGEIPELTFFHVNSNGFGGNLPDLSVKKFKYFYELDLSNNKLSGAFPMQVLQATNLTFLDIRFNQLSGPIPPELFVQDLDVIFINNNFFSGNLPSNFGSTPARYLTFANNQFSGTIPSSIGKASKTLTEVLFLGNNLDGCLPYEIGLLGKATVFDASKNIITGPIPQSFGCLKSIQFLNLASNQLYGAVPEIVCILPGLRNNGNLSLSDNYFTQVGPECLKLIERKVLDVNNNCILGLPNQRSPEECHAFFSNVKPCSNPKFFHYIPCKTYYSQLHSQAAAAPLLQEHSSFYSSPPEPVTYKTLRPHRL from the exons ATGGGCACCATCACATCCATTAACGCCTTGCTCTTATTCATGCTATCTACTTTCTTGCTTTTTTACTTCCCATATTTCGCCATCGGAGATGAGGCCGGGCGGCAAAGACAAGCATTGGAGATTACCATAGGACCAGGCGGCCCCGGTTATTATTATCCTGGCCCTGCTCCTTCACCCGAATGTCcccctcctcttcctcctcctcccgAACCGGCATGTCCCCCTCCTCTTCCTCCACCACCGCCACCACCtccaccacctcctcctcctccacctccacctccacctccaccaCCAGCAGCGTGTCCCACATCATCTCCACCTCCGCCGCCGCCTCCACTTCCGACGTGTCCCCCTCCattaccaccaccaccaccacctcctccACCTACTTGTCCCCCTCCATCACCGCCGCCGCGTCCTCCTCCaccgccaccaccaccaccacctcctcGTCCTCCTCCACAGACACGGTTGATAAGAGCACGAGGAGTACTTCTAAAATTCAAGAAATTTGAAATCGTTGACAAAACAGGGTACACTAATAACTGGAAAGGCTCAGATCCATGCAAGTACAATGGGATAAGGTGCGCCACATATCCAAACACAAAGGAGAAAGCTGTGGCCGGAATAGACCTAAACCAAGCGAAGATCACCGGTGTTAAAAACGGAACATTGAAGCTTTCCGATGTCTTGGGCGAAATTCCAGAGCTCACATTCTTCCACGTTAACTCTAACGGCTTCGGCGGCAACCTCCCAGACTTATCCGTTAAAAAGTTCAAGTATTTCTACGAACTTGACCTCAGCAACAACAAGCTCTCAGGTGCGTTCCCAATGCAAGTTCTTCAGGCTACGAATCTAACATTCCTGGACATTAGGTTCAACCAACTCTCCGGCCCAATTCCACCGGAACTCTTCGTCCAAGATCTCGATGTTATCTTCATCAACAACAACTTCTTCTCCGGCAACCTCCCTAGTAATTTCGGCTCTACTCCTGCCAG GTACCTCACGTTCGCCAACAATCAATTTAGCGGCACGATCCCAAGCAGCATTGGTAAAGCTTCGAAGACGCTAACCGAAGTGCTGTTCTTGGGGAACAACCTTGACGGATGCCTGCCCTACGAGATAGGCTTGCTCGGCAAGGCGACAGTCTTTGATGCGAGCAAGAACATCATTACGGGTCCCATTCCTCAATCTTTCGGATGTTTAAAAAGCATTCAGTTCCTCAACCTTGCAAGCAACCAGCTGTACGGTGCAGTTCCGGAGATCGTCTGCATTCTCCCGGGGCTCCGCAACAACGGCAACTTGTCGTTGTCGGACAACTACTTTACCCAAGTTGGTCCTGAGTGCTTGAAGCTGATAGAGAGGAAGGTTCTTGACGTCAACAATAACTGCATCTTGGGGCTTCCTAATCAAAGATCACCGGAAGAATGCCACGCATTCTTTTCCAATGTGAAACCATGCTCTAACCCCAAATTTTTCCATTACATCCCTTGCAAAACGTACTACTCGCAGTTACACTCCCAAGCCGCAGCGGCGCCGCTGCTTCAAGAACATAGTTCTTTCTATTCTTCACCGCCTGAGCCGGTAACCTATAAGACTCTCAGACCTCATCGCTTATGA